Proteins from one Mycolicibacter virginiensis genomic window:
- a CDS encoding coniferyl-alcohol dehydrogenase — translation MSAPSGLWRYDGRRAVVTGCASGIGAALVTQLGELGAQVVGLDRVEPAASVDEFHATDLSDPASIDHAAAAIRAAGYVDALFNVAGVSSGIGDPERVVTINFLGLRHLTESLLPAMPAGSAVANVSSLAAAAYRENVQTTVGLLNSQGMAAGLQWCRANPAALADGGYRLSKEAIILYGMLRAEPLAQRGIRINCTAPGVTETPILDQLRGSYGQDFLDDIPKPLGRVASAEEQAAPLVFLNSPAAGYITGQVLWVDGGNISGRAAAALTDGSAPWPA, via the coding sequence GTGAGCGCGCCGTCTGGACTGTGGCGCTACGACGGTCGACGAGCCGTGGTCACCGGCTGCGCGTCGGGAATCGGCGCGGCGCTGGTGACGCAGCTCGGTGAACTCGGGGCGCAGGTCGTCGGCTTGGACCGGGTCGAGCCTGCGGCAAGCGTCGACGAATTTCACGCGACGGATCTGTCTGATCCGGCGTCCATCGATCACGCCGCCGCAGCGATCCGGGCGGCGGGATACGTTGATGCGCTGTTCAACGTCGCCGGGGTCTCCTCGGGCATCGGTGACCCCGAGCGGGTGGTCACGATCAACTTTCTGGGCTTGCGTCACCTCACCGAATCACTGTTGCCGGCGATGCCGGCGGGGTCGGCGGTCGCCAATGTGTCCTCGCTGGCTGCGGCGGCCTACCGTGAGAACGTCCAGACCACGGTCGGCCTGTTGAACTCCCAAGGCATGGCTGCCGGATTACAGTGGTGCCGTGCAAATCCCGCCGCGCTTGCCGACGGCGGCTACCGGCTGTCCAAAGAGGCCATCATCCTCTACGGCATGCTCCGCGCCGAACCCCTGGCGCAACGCGGAATCCGGATCAACTGCACCGCGCCCGGCGTCACCGAAACCCCGATCCTCGATCAACTGCGCGGCAGTTACGGGCAGGACTTTCTCGACGACATTCCCAAACCGCTGGGGCGGGTCGCCAGCGCCGAAGAACAAGCTGCACCACTGGTGTTTCTGAACAGTCCGGCGGCCGGCTACATCACCGGCCAGGTGCTCTGGGTCGATGGCGGCAACATCAGCGGCCGGGCCGCCGCCGCCCTGACGGACGGATCGGCGCCGTGGCCGGCCTGA
- a CDS encoding 3-carboxyethylcatechol 2,3-dioxygenase: MSHSPLLNLPGPPRELMDDIEAAIADAAAFVADFDPQLTVIFAPDHYNGFFLQLMPPFCIGTAAQGIGDYGTHLGSLNVPADIARECAEAVLERGVDVSVSASMDVDHAVAQPLERLFGDAAACPVIPIFLNAVAAPLGPIHRARALGTAVGEFLAGLDLRVLVVGSGGLSHDPPIPTLATAPPITRDRILHGTAMSAEQRQARQDTVIAAARDFAAGTTNLAPLNPEFDERFLSIVDSGRLDDLNDWSNAFITESGGGSAHEIRTWAAAFGALAAQGHYRITDRYYRPAPELIAGFAIRTAQPTEVIR; encoded by the coding sequence ATGTCCCACAGTCCACTGCTGAATCTGCCGGGACCACCCCGTGAGTTGATGGACGACATCGAGGCCGCGATCGCCGACGCCGCGGCCTTCGTCGCCGACTTCGACCCGCAGCTGACGGTGATATTCGCGCCGGACCACTACAACGGGTTCTTCCTGCAACTGATGCCACCGTTCTGCATCGGCACGGCGGCCCAAGGCATCGGTGACTACGGCACGCACCTGGGGTCGCTGAACGTTCCGGCCGACATTGCGCGCGAATGCGCGGAGGCAGTGCTGGAACGCGGTGTGGACGTGTCCGTTTCGGCTTCCATGGACGTCGACCATGCCGTTGCCCAGCCTCTGGAGCGGCTGTTTGGGGACGCCGCGGCGTGCCCGGTGATCCCGATCTTCCTCAATGCCGTCGCCGCCCCGCTCGGGCCGATACACCGCGCCCGCGCGCTGGGCACCGCGGTGGGGGAGTTCCTGGCCGGCCTGGACCTGCGGGTACTGGTGGTGGGATCCGGTGGGCTCTCGCATGATCCGCCGATCCCGACATTGGCGACCGCGCCACCGATCACCCGGGACCGGATCCTGCACGGCACCGCCATGAGCGCCGAGCAGCGCCAGGCTCGCCAGGACACGGTGATCGCGGCGGCCCGCGACTTCGCGGCCGGGACGACCAATCTCGCACCGCTGAACCCCGAATTCGACGAGCGGTTCTTGTCGATCGTGGACAGCGGCCGCCTCGACGACCTCAACGACTGGTCCAACGCGTTCATCACCGAGTCCGGTGGTGGCTCCGCACACGAGATCCGCACCTGGGCAGCCGCGTTCGGTGCGCTCGCGGCGCAGGGCCACTACCGAATCACCGATCGCTACTACCGGCCGGCCCCCGAACTGATCGCCGGATTCGCCATCCGCACCGCGCAACCCACGGAGGTGATCCGGTGA
- a CDS encoding cyclase family protein, with amino-acid sequence MAGLTEFRRVAESVRNWGRWGDADELGTLNLITPQKVAEAAGLVRHGKVFPLGVDFGSSGPQGALQFRHNPIHVMTVDGGDVSTLAQYGPEWHRNIVAQQLGEFFVDNPFRFNDDMIVMPLQAASQWDALSHVYYDDQLYNGFPAASVTSQGAYHCGIDKVDGKGITSRGVLLDVVAHRGADTFLPLGIPITPEELDEVARAQNVSVEPGDIVVVRTGWWERFSVTGNGAEPGAGLDWRCASWLHAHDVAAVAADNLMVEDPVSGVEGTYLPLHMLCLRDMGLMLGEYWDLGALAADCAADGRYEFQLVAPPLRVTGGVGSPVNPIAIK; translated from the coding sequence GTGGCCGGCCTGACCGAGTTCCGGCGGGTGGCCGAGTCGGTCCGCAACTGGGGGCGCTGGGGCGACGCCGACGAACTGGGCACCCTCAACCTCATCACACCGCAGAAGGTTGCCGAGGCCGCCGGCCTGGTTCGGCACGGCAAGGTGTTCCCGCTCGGGGTGGATTTCGGGTCCTCGGGACCGCAGGGCGCGCTCCAGTTCCGGCACAACCCGATTCACGTGATGACCGTCGACGGCGGCGACGTGAGCACGCTGGCGCAATACGGCCCGGAATGGCACCGCAACATCGTGGCGCAGCAGCTGGGCGAGTTCTTCGTCGACAACCCATTCCGGTTCAACGACGACATGATCGTGATGCCGCTGCAGGCCGCCAGCCAGTGGGATGCGCTCTCGCACGTCTATTACGACGACCAGCTCTACAACGGCTTCCCGGCAGCCTCGGTGACCAGCCAGGGCGCCTACCACTGCGGTATCGACAAAGTCGACGGCAAGGGGATCACCTCGCGTGGTGTTCTTCTCGATGTGGTCGCGCACCGCGGCGCGGACACCTTCCTGCCCTTGGGTATCCCGATCACCCCCGAGGAACTCGACGAAGTCGCCCGCGCCCAGAATGTCAGCGTCGAACCCGGCGACATCGTGGTGGTTCGAACCGGTTGGTGGGAAAGGTTTTCGGTGACCGGCAACGGCGCTGAACCGGGCGCCGGATTGGACTGGCGGTGCGCCTCCTGGCTGCACGCCCACGACGTTGCCGCGGTGGCCGCCGACAACCTGATGGTCGAAGACCCGGTCTCCGGCGTCGAGGGAACATATCTGCCCCTGCACATGCTGTGCCTGCGCGACATGGGATTGATGCTCGGGGAGTACTGGGACCTCGGCGCACTGGCCGCGGATTGCGCCGCCGACGGCCGTTACGAATTCCAACTGGTGGCGCCGCCCCTGCGGGTGACCGGCGGAGTCGGGTCACCGGTGAACCCGATCGCGATCAAATAG
- a CDS encoding bifunctional 3-(3-hydroxy-phenyl)propionate/3-hydroxycinnamic acid hydroxylase has product MAALSDVEVVVVGAGPVGLTLANILGLQGIRTLVIEDRDTLIDYPRGVGLDDESLRTFQAIGLVDAVLPHTVPNQILRFYDGRRRLLAEMAPADACFGWPKRNGFVQPLVDAELLRGLERFDHVEVLWGRPMTGCAETDDAVAVSIGGDGPEPETVSARYVVGCDGGRSATRRLMGVSFDGTTSSTRWLVVDIANDPLGHPNSEVGADPARPYASISIAHGIRRFEFMIHAHETDEQAEDPEFVAAMLAPFLPYPHDVDVIRHRLYTHHSRIAGAFRRGRLLLAGDAAHLMPVWQGQGYNSGIRDAMNLGWKLAAVVRGQARPSLLDSYDTERRKHARAMIDLSTMVGKVISPTNRRVAGLRDRVIRAASAVPTLKRYVLEMRFKPMPRYEQGAVVHDQPRRPDSPTGTLFIQPRVDTRSGTDLLLDDVIGTGFAVLAWNNNPRALLGEEAFARWTALGASFIAVRPSTQLHWTPSGQADDPAITIVGDRTGALKAWFDRHSESVLFLRPDRCIAAACIAQRAPEVSARLFDVLAATMQGGDRRDDTGPVLHVPQSTAESAGTTP; this is encoded by the coding sequence GTGGCTGCGCTCAGTGATGTCGAAGTCGTCGTGGTCGGCGCCGGGCCGGTCGGCCTGACCCTGGCCAACATCCTCGGCCTGCAAGGGATTCGCACCCTGGTCATCGAGGACCGCGACACCCTCATCGACTATCCCCGCGGGGTCGGCCTCGACGATGAGTCGCTGCGCACCTTCCAGGCGATCGGCCTGGTGGATGCTGTGCTGCCGCATACCGTCCCGAACCAGATCCTGCGGTTCTACGACGGCCGTCGGCGACTGCTGGCCGAAATGGCGCCTGCCGACGCCTGTTTCGGCTGGCCCAAGCGCAATGGATTCGTGCAGCCGCTGGTCGACGCCGAACTGCTGCGCGGCTTGGAACGCTTCGACCACGTCGAGGTGTTGTGGGGCCGGCCGATGACTGGGTGTGCTGAAACCGACGACGCGGTGGCGGTCAGCATCGGTGGCGACGGACCGGAACCCGAGACGGTGTCGGCTCGCTACGTGGTCGGGTGCGACGGCGGGCGCAGCGCCACCCGCCGGCTGATGGGAGTGTCCTTCGACGGCACCACCTCGTCGACGCGCTGGCTGGTGGTTGACATCGCCAATGACCCGCTCGGCCATCCCAACAGTGAAGTCGGCGCCGACCCGGCGCGCCCGTACGCATCGATCTCGATTGCGCACGGTATTCGCCGGTTCGAGTTCATGATCCACGCCCACGAGACCGATGAGCAGGCCGAGGATCCCGAATTCGTCGCGGCCATGCTGGCCCCGTTCCTGCCTTATCCGCACGACGTCGATGTGATCCGCCACCGGCTCTACACCCACCACTCCCGGATCGCCGGGGCCTTTCGGCGCGGGCGGCTGCTGTTGGCCGGCGACGCCGCGCATCTCATGCCGGTCTGGCAGGGCCAGGGCTACAACAGCGGGATCCGCGACGCGATGAACCTGGGCTGGAAGCTGGCCGCGGTGGTCCGGGGGCAGGCTCGGCCAAGCCTGCTGGACAGCTACGACACCGAGCGGCGCAAGCACGCCCGCGCGATGATCGACCTGTCCACGATGGTGGGCAAGGTGATCTCGCCGACCAACCGCCGCGTCGCGGGCCTGCGTGATCGGGTGATCCGGGCCGCCTCGGCGGTACCGACCCTCAAACGCTACGTCCTGGAGATGCGGTTCAAGCCGATGCCGCGCTATGAGCAGGGTGCAGTCGTCCATGACCAGCCACGGCGCCCCGATTCCCCGACCGGGACCCTGTTCATCCAGCCGCGCGTCGACACCCGCAGTGGCACAGACCTTCTCCTCGACGACGTGATCGGCACCGGTTTCGCGGTATTGGCCTGGAACAACAATCCCCGGGCGCTGCTCGGCGAGGAGGCGTTCGCGCGGTGGACGGCGCTGGGGGCGAGCTTCATCGCGGTGCGGCCCTCGACCCAGCTGCACTGGACCCCGTCCGGTCAGGCCGATGACCCCGCCATCACCATCGTCGGCGATCGGACCGGCGCGCTGAAAGCGTGGTTCGACCGCCACAGCGAATCGGTGCTGTTCCTGCGCCCGGACCGCTGCATCGCCGCGGCCTGCATCGCCCAGCGCGCCCCCGAAGTGAGCGCACGACTCTTTGACGTGCTGGCCGCGACCATGCAAGGGGGTGATCGCCGCGATGACACTGGCCCTGTGCTGCATGTCCCACAGTCCACTGCTGAATCTGCCGGGACCACCCCGTGA
- a CDS encoding IclR family transcriptional regulator domain-containing protein yields MPSLMPDAAAETARGSQTLARGLAALQAVAAAPEGLTVQQVADRVGVHRTISYRLLNTLTGFRLIAKGDDGRYRSAAALAVLGASFDNNVRQLSLPTLRALADELGTTVSLLVAEGDQQVAVAVIVPTQVGYQLAFHEGSRHPLSLGAAGIALLAAMPARPGERDVVPQTRERGWVVTHGEIEPGTFGLAVPVRRRRPAPPTCINLISHREDVVLRGRDAVLAAAGRLSEILS; encoded by the coding sequence ATGCCCAGCCTGATGCCCGACGCTGCCGCCGAGACGGCGCGGGGTTCGCAGACCCTGGCCCGGGGGTTGGCCGCCTTGCAGGCCGTGGCCGCCGCGCCGGAGGGATTGACGGTGCAACAGGTCGCCGACCGGGTGGGCGTGCACCGGACGATCAGCTACCGACTGCTCAACACGCTGACCGGCTTCCGCCTGATCGCCAAGGGCGACGACGGCCGGTACCGCTCGGCCGCCGCATTGGCCGTCCTCGGCGCCTCGTTCGATAACAACGTGCGACAGCTGAGCCTGCCGACGCTGCGGGCGCTCGCCGACGAACTCGGGACCACGGTGTCACTGCTGGTTGCCGAGGGCGATCAGCAGGTGGCCGTCGCGGTCATCGTCCCCACCCAGGTCGGCTACCAGCTCGCGTTCCACGAGGGCAGCCGCCATCCGCTCAGCCTGGGTGCCGCCGGGATCGCACTGCTGGCAGCCATGCCCGCGCGGCCCGGCGAGCGCGACGTCGTCCCCCAGACTCGGGAGCGCGGCTGGGTGGTCACCCATGGCGAGATCGAGCCCGGAACCTTCGGACTGGCCGTGCCGGTCCGCCGCCGCCGCCCGGCACCGCCGACCTGCATCAACCTGATCTCGCACCGCGAGGACGTGGTGCTGCGCGGCCGCGATGCCGTGCTGGCCGCGGCCGGCCGACTGTCCGAGATCTTGAGCTGA
- a CDS encoding alpha/beta fold hydrolase, whose product MLITRKTVVVDGLSTSYLESGDPFAPALVLLHGGEFGAGAEIGWEHTIPALAERYRVLAPDLLGFGESAKVLDFNDGRGMRIRHVARFCATLGVESADFVGNSMGAIMLLVDTTSEAPLLPVRRLVAICGGGEIQQNEHMAALYDYDATVPAMRRIVAALFHDPAYPDDDDYVRRRYVSSIAPGAWEAVAAARFRRPGAETPPPASSDRAYERISVPTLVIEGAGDKLLPPGWSAQIVDKIPGGRAVVVEGAGHCPQIEQAEQVNGLLLDFFAG is encoded by the coding sequence GTGCTGATCACGCGCAAGACCGTCGTCGTGGACGGCCTGAGCACTTCCTACCTGGAATCGGGTGACCCGTTCGCCCCGGCGCTGGTGCTGCTTCACGGCGGCGAGTTCGGTGCCGGCGCTGAGATCGGCTGGGAACACACCATCCCCGCACTGGCCGAGCGCTATCGGGTACTCGCGCCGGACCTGCTCGGGTTCGGGGAGTCGGCCAAGGTCCTCGACTTCAACGACGGGCGCGGAATGCGGATTCGCCACGTCGCGCGGTTCTGCGCGACGCTGGGAGTCGAATCGGCGGATTTCGTGGGCAATTCGATGGGCGCCATCATGCTGCTGGTCGACACCACGTCGGAGGCGCCGCTGTTGCCGGTGCGGCGACTGGTCGCCATCTGCGGTGGCGGAGAGATCCAGCAGAACGAACACATGGCCGCGCTCTACGACTACGACGCGACGGTGCCCGCCATGCGCCGGATCGTGGCCGCGCTGTTTCACGACCCGGCCTATCCTGACGACGACGACTACGTACGGCGGCGGTACGTTTCGAGCATCGCACCCGGCGCATGGGAGGCGGTAGCGGCGGCGCGCTTCCGCCGGCCCGGCGCCGAGACCCCACCGCCGGCGTCGAGCGACCGTGCCTACGAACGCATTTCAGTACCGACGTTGGTAATTGAAGGTGCCGGCGACAAGCTGCTCCCGCCGGGGTGGTCGGCGCAGATCGTCGACAAGATCCCCGGCGGGCGCGCCGTCGTCGTGGAGGGTGCCGGCCACTGCCCGCAGATCGAACAGGCCGAACAGGTCAACGGCTTACTGCTGGACTTCTTTGCCGGGTGA
- a CDS encoding alpha/beta fold hydrolase, with the protein MPEFESVWSDLQGVAFEQGYLDANGVRTRYLRAGDPAKPVLVLLHGSGGHAEAYVRNLAAHAEHFWTWSIDMLGHGYTDKPGHPLEIPHYVAHLLAVLDAIGAQTASISGESLGGWVAARAAIDHPDRVHRLVLNTAGGSQADPEVMKRIITLSMAAVEDPSWETVQARIKWLMADKTKDYDDIVASRQRIYRLPGFVDAMRDIMALQDPQIRARNLLGPAEYGKITAPTLVVWTSDDPTADVAEGKRIASMIPGARFELMPGCGHWPQYEDPETFNRLHLEFLLER; encoded by the coding sequence GTGCCGGAGTTCGAGAGCGTCTGGAGTGACCTCCAGGGCGTCGCGTTCGAGCAGGGGTACCTCGACGCGAACGGCGTACGCACCCGGTACCTGCGGGCCGGCGACCCGGCCAAGCCGGTGCTGGTACTACTGCACGGCTCTGGCGGACACGCCGAGGCCTACGTCCGCAATCTCGCCGCGCACGCCGAACACTTCTGGACGTGGTCGATCGACATGCTCGGCCACGGCTACACCGACAAACCTGGCCATCCACTCGAAATCCCGCACTACGTGGCGCACCTGTTGGCCGTGCTGGACGCGATCGGTGCGCAGACGGCCAGCATCAGCGGCGAATCCCTCGGTGGATGGGTGGCGGCGCGCGCCGCCATCGACCACCCGGACCGGGTCCATCGGCTGGTACTCAACACCGCCGGTGGTTCTCAAGCCGACCCCGAGGTGATGAAGCGAATCATCACGCTGTCGATGGCCGCGGTCGAGGATCCCAGCTGGGAAACGGTTCAGGCGCGCATCAAGTGGCTGATGGCCGACAAGACCAAGGACTACGACGACATCGTCGCCAGCCGCCAGCGGATCTACCGGCTGCCGGGATTCGTCGACGCCATGCGCGACATCATGGCGTTGCAGGACCCGCAGATCCGGGCCCGCAATCTGTTGGGGCCAGCCGAATACGGAAAGATCACCGCGCCCACGCTGGTGGTCTGGACCAGTGACGACCCGACGGCCGACGTCGCAGAGGGCAAACGGATCGCGTCGATGATCCCGGGCGCCCGGTTCGAACTGATGCCCGGCTGCGGCCACTGGCCCCAGTATGAGGACCCCGAGACCTTCAACCGCCTTCACCTGGAATTTCTGCTGGAGCGCTAG
- a CDS encoding FAD-binding protein, with protein MTDPDHVVDVLIIGSGGGGMTAALAADARGLNTLVVEKSRYFGGSTALSGGGIWVPGAPSQRREGYVPDPDDVLTYLRTITDGLVNDARLRQYVDAAPQMMEFLEATSCWFEFVWKPGYADYYPELPGGSELGSTINVPAIDLRKLGDEEQNLLAPLALAPKGIWLGPKDLRLFYQVRQSWRGKAVLVKLLWRMFRARVFGDRMAAIGQSLAARLRLAMVERDIPLWLDAPMTELITDDSGAVIGAVVQRDGATQRIAARRGVILASGGFDHDLAWRQQHQPVLEHDWSFGNPLATGDGIRAGERVGAATDLLDEAWWFPAVCWPDGRLQFMLNERMMPSQFIVNGAGERFINEAAPYMDFAHAMIAGQQAGVTHIPCWLVTDQRSFHRYVVAGHLPIPKIPGAPVPTGRRIPQAWLDSGVVKAANSFAELAGEIGVPAERLRSTAQRFNELARAGHDDDFNRGDSVYDNYYGDPTLPNPNLHPLGKPPYYAFRIILGDLGTSGGLRTDEHARVLRADDSVIEGLYAVGNTSAPVMGRSYAGAGATIGPAMTFGYVAAQHLADISDRQPSAESQAPNQSPRR; from the coding sequence GTGACCGATCCAGACCACGTCGTCGACGTGCTCATCATCGGCTCCGGCGGCGGCGGAATGACCGCGGCACTGGCCGCCGACGCCCGCGGCCTGAACACCCTGGTCGTGGAGAAGTCGCGGTACTTCGGCGGATCCACTGCGCTGTCCGGCGGCGGCATCTGGGTGCCGGGGGCGCCGTCGCAGCGCCGAGAAGGCTATGTGCCCGACCCCGACGACGTCCTCACCTACCTGCGCACCATCACCGACGGGCTGGTCAATGATGCGCGGCTGCGGCAATACGTGGATGCCGCGCCGCAGATGATGGAATTCTTGGAGGCCACCAGCTGCTGGTTCGAATTCGTCTGGAAGCCCGGTTACGCCGACTACTACCCGGAGCTGCCGGGCGGCTCAGAGCTGGGCAGCACCATCAACGTACCCGCCATCGACCTGCGCAAGCTCGGCGACGAGGAGCAGAACCTGCTGGCCCCGCTGGCGCTGGCGCCCAAGGGGATCTGGCTGGGCCCCAAGGACCTTCGGCTCTTCTACCAAGTCCGCCAGTCGTGGCGGGGCAAAGCGGTTCTGGTCAAGCTGCTGTGGCGGATGTTTCGCGCCCGGGTGTTCGGGGACCGGATGGCCGCCATCGGCCAATCGCTGGCCGCGCGGCTGCGGCTGGCCATGGTCGAACGGGACATACCGCTGTGGCTGGACGCACCGATGACCGAGCTGATCACCGACGACTCCGGGGCGGTGATCGGTGCGGTGGTGCAGCGCGACGGCGCGACACAGCGCATCGCGGCGCGCCGCGGTGTGATCCTGGCCAGCGGCGGGTTCGACCATGACTTGGCGTGGCGTCAGCAGCATCAGCCTGTGCTGGAACACGATTGGAGCTTCGGCAACCCGCTGGCCACCGGCGACGGCATCCGGGCCGGGGAACGTGTCGGCGCGGCGACCGACCTGCTCGACGAGGCCTGGTGGTTCCCGGCGGTGTGCTGGCCCGACGGGCGCCTGCAGTTCATGCTCAACGAACGCATGATGCCCTCCCAGTTCATCGTCAACGGTGCCGGCGAGCGGTTCATCAACGAAGCGGCGCCCTACATGGATTTCGCGCACGCCATGATCGCCGGCCAGCAGGCCGGTGTCACTCACATCCCATGCTGGCTGGTCACCGACCAGCGATCCTTTCACCGCTACGTCGTCGCCGGACACCTGCCGATCCCGAAGATCCCCGGCGCACCCGTGCCGACCGGGCGCCGAATACCGCAGGCCTGGCTGGACTCCGGCGTGGTGAAGGCGGCCAACTCCTTCGCGGAGCTGGCCGGTGAGATCGGCGTCCCGGCCGAAAGGCTGCGGAGCACGGCACAGCGGTTCAACGAGTTGGCCCGCGCCGGCCACGATGACGACTTCAATCGCGGCGACAGTGTCTATGACAACTACTACGGGGACCCGACGCTGCCCAACCCCAACCTGCACCCACTGGGCAAGCCGCCCTACTACGCCTTCCGCATCATCCTCGGCGATCTGGGCACCTCGGGCGGCCTGCGTACCGACGAGCACGCCCGGGTACTGCGCGCCGACGACTCGGTGATCGAGGGCCTCTACGCGGTGGGCAACACCTCGGCCCCGGTGATGGGCCGCAGCTACGCCGGCGCCGGAGCGACCATCGGCCCCGCGATGACCTTCGGTTACGTCGCCGCCCAACACCTTGCCGACATTTCTGATCGCCAGCCGTCCGCCGAATCGCAGGCTCCCAACCAATCGCCCAGGAGGTAA
- a CDS encoding LLM class flavin-dependent oxidoreductase, with product MKISLFYEFALPRPWSDDDERQLFSDGLDEVELADKAGFSTVWLTEHHFLEEYCHATAPEMFLAAASQRTKNIRLGFGIMHLPPVVNHPARVAERVATLDLLSGGRVEFGTGEGSSIAELGGFGIDPADKRTQWEEALEVSIRCMTEEPFTGFDGQHVQMPARNVVPKPLQKPHPPVWVACTRPASVQMAATKCIGALSFAYTGPGPLAERVNGYYKELEENGVPVTPQVNPNILAIGGDLSMMVAPTDEQAIARLGVGGGFFSFGIMHYYMTGEHTPGRTGVWNRYLEEVEKDPTLAYGPGRGAIGSPATAREFLRGYEESGVDELILLLNPRSHEATMEAIELMGKEVLPEFIERDEKAVAEKAKRLEPVLEKLESRRQASTAPAFDESYSFGGLPTGRGGTFTATEIPEAMAEMNEGRVQAAQLAREEREERERGQQ from the coding sequence GTGAAGATCTCACTGTTCTACGAATTCGCGCTGCCGCGTCCATGGTCCGACGACGATGAACGCCAGCTGTTCTCCGACGGACTCGACGAGGTGGAGCTGGCCGACAAGGCCGGGTTCTCCACGGTCTGGCTCACCGAGCACCACTTCCTGGAGGAGTACTGCCACGCCACCGCGCCGGAGATGTTCTTGGCCGCGGCCAGCCAGCGGACCAAGAACATCCGGCTCGGTTTCGGGATCATGCACCTGCCCCCGGTGGTCAACCACCCCGCCCGGGTGGCCGAGCGGGTCGCCACCTTGGACCTGCTCTCCGGTGGCCGGGTCGAATTCGGCACCGGAGAGGGATCCTCGATCGCCGAGCTCGGCGGATTCGGGATCGACCCGGCCGACAAGCGCACCCAGTGGGAGGAAGCACTCGAGGTCTCGATCCGCTGCATGACCGAGGAGCCGTTTACCGGCTTTGACGGCCAGCACGTGCAGATGCCGGCCCGCAACGTGGTGCCCAAGCCGCTGCAGAAGCCGCATCCGCCGGTCTGGGTGGCCTGCACCCGGCCGGCTTCGGTGCAGATGGCCGCGACTAAGTGCATCGGTGCACTGAGTTTCGCCTACACCGGTCCCGGCCCGCTGGCCGAGCGGGTCAACGGCTACTACAAGGAACTCGAAGAGAACGGCGTCCCGGTCACCCCCCAGGTGAACCCCAACATCCTGGCCATCGGCGGCGACCTGTCGATGATGGTGGCCCCCACCGACGAGCAGGCCATCGCACGCCTCGGGGTCGGCGGCGGATTCTTCTCGTTCGGGATCATGCACTACTACATGACCGGCGAGCACACCCCGGGCCGAACCGGGGTCTGGAACCGCTACCTCGAAGAAGTGGAAAAGGATCCGACGCTGGCCTATGGACCGGGCCGCGGGGCAATCGGAAGCCCTGCGACCGCACGGGAGTTCCTGCGTGGCTATGAGGAGAGCGGCGTCGACGAGCTCATCCTGTTGCTCAACCCGCGCAGCCACGAGGCGACCATGGAGGCCATCGAACTGATGGGCAAAGAGGTGCTGCCGGAGTTCATCGAACGCGACGAGAAGGCAGTTGCCGAGAAGGCCAAGCGTCTTGAACCGGTGCTGGAGAAGCTGGAGTCCCGCCGACAAGCCTCCACCGCACCGGCATTCGACGAGTCCTACTCGTTCGGCGGATTGCCGACCGGTCGAGGCGGCACGTTCACCGCCACCGAGATCCCCGAGGCGATGGCCGAGATGAACGAGGGTCGGGTGCAGGCTGCGCAACTTGCCCGGGAAGAGCGAGAAGAGCGGGAACGCGGCCAGCAGTGA